Proteins encoded within one genomic window of Streptomyces profundus:
- a CDS encoding ROK family protein yields the protein MTTDLVAAVDIGGTKIAGALVTGEGELLHRVQRPTPAKESASDVLRAVTEVVTSLVRTRDWSRVRALGIGSAGPLDARLGTVSPVNIPGWREFPLVEGVRKTVGELPVSLVGDGAAIAAGEHWIGAARGRSNALCMVVSTGVGGGLIVGDRLYPGPTGNAAHIGHISVDFNGDRCPCGGRGCVERIASGTNIARYALAAGWRPAEPAGDATAAGVAVSAAAGDPIALEAFDRSARALAAGIAATATLVELETVVVGGGVSQSGAVLFDPLRRALGEYATLPYVRGIDVLPAQLGTDAGLVGAAAVCWTAPDTFLPQGEAGN from the coding sequence ATGACCACTGATCTTGTCGCCGCCGTTGACATCGGGGGCACCAAAATCGCCGGTGCGTTGGTCACCGGCGAGGGGGAACTGCTCCACCGCGTCCAACGACCGACCCCGGCCAAGGAGTCGGCATCCGACGTGTTGCGAGCGGTGACGGAGGTGGTCACCTCACTCGTCCGCACCCGGGACTGGTCGCGGGTCCGCGCGCTCGGCATCGGCAGCGCCGGCCCGCTGGACGCCAGGCTCGGCACCGTCAGCCCCGTCAACATCCCGGGCTGGCGGGAGTTCCCGCTGGTCGAGGGGGTCCGCAAGACGGTCGGCGAACTACCGGTCAGCCTGGTCGGGGACGGCGCCGCCATCGCGGCCGGCGAGCACTGGATCGGCGCGGCCAGGGGCCGCAGCAACGCGCTGTGCATGGTGGTGTCCACCGGCGTCGGCGGCGGCCTGATCGTCGGCGACCGGCTCTATCCGGGGCCTACCGGCAACGCGGCCCATATCGGCCATATCAGCGTCGACTTCAACGGCGACCGCTGTCCCTGCGGCGGGCGCGGCTGTGTGGAGCGGATCGCCAGCGGCACCAACATCGCCCGCTACGCGCTGGCCGCCGGCTGGCGCCCGGCCGAGCCCGCCGGGGACGCCACCGCCGCCGGCGTCGCCGTCTCGGCGGCGGCCGGGGACCCCATCGCCCTTGAGGCGTTCGACCGTTCGGCCCGCGCGCTGGCCGCCGGCATCGCCGCCACCGCGACCCTGGTCGAGTTGGAGACGGTGGTGGTGGGCGGCGGCGTGAGCCAGTCGGGCGCGGTCCTCTTCGACCCGCTGCGGCGGGCGCTGGGCGAGTACGCGACGCTGCCCTATGTGCGGGGCATAGATGTCCTGCCGGCCCAACTCGGCACCGATGCGGGGCTGGTGGGCGCGGCGGCGGTGTGCTGGACGGCACCTGACACGTTTTTGCCCCAGGGTGAAGCGGGCAACTGA
- a CDS encoding DUF6986 family protein has translation MEHGDPVTTSLTTAVNVELGTALAAVDAELARRYPGDDGSRQPVHTVYVPADRYTPDTPREWGRAALALLDQHAPDAAAFAAALHGEPRGLEEDEALYARVRAKLAEEPVEDLRLDFEDGFAPRPDAEEDAVAARVARQLAAEAAAGTAPPFVGIRCQSLEAQVRERAIRTLDVFLSTLLAHGPLPAGLRLTLPKVSDARQVAAMVRLCEALEAACGLPAGRLRFEIQIETAQAVVGPDGTATVARLIDAADGRADGLHYGTFDYSAALGISAAHQAPDHPAADHAKAVMQVAAAGTGVRLSDGSTNVLPVGPTAQVRHAWRTHHRLVGRALARGYYQGWDMHPGHLPTRYAAVHSFYRAGFAPAAHRLAAYERGAEGEVLDEPATARALAGFLLRGLACGALERPEVVEGSGLTPERLHQLAAPRPTRGHGDGT, from the coding sequence ATGGAGCACGGTGACCCCGTGACGACCAGCCTGACCACCGCCGTCAACGTCGAGCTGGGGACGGCCCTGGCCGCCGTCGACGCCGAGTTGGCCCGCCGTTACCCGGGCGACGACGGCAGCCGCCAGCCCGTGCACACCGTCTATGTGCCGGCCGACCGCTACACCCCCGACACCCCGCGCGAGTGGGGCCGCGCCGCGCTGGCGCTGCTCGACCAACACGCCCCGGACGCCGCCGCGTTCGCCGCCGCCCTGCACGGCGAGCCCCGGGGCCTGGAGGAGGACGAGGCGCTCTACGCCCGGGTCCGCGCCAAGCTCGCCGAGGAGCCCGTCGAGGATCTGCGGCTCGACTTCGAGGACGGCTTCGCGCCCCGCCCGGACGCGGAGGAGGACGCCGTCGCCGCCCGCGTCGCCCGCCAGTTGGCCGCCGAGGCGGCGGCCGGCACGGCGCCCCCGTTCGTCGGCATCCGCTGCCAGTCCCTGGAGGCCCAGGTGCGCGAGCGGGCCATCCGCACCCTGGACGTCTTCCTCAGCACCCTCCTCGCCCACGGACCGCTCCCGGCGGGGCTGCGGCTGACCCTGCCCAAGGTCAGCGACGCCCGGCAGGTCGCCGCCATGGTCCGGCTCTGCGAGGCGCTGGAGGCCGCCTGCGGACTGCCGGCGGGGCGGCTGCGCTTCGAGATCCAGATCGAGACCGCCCAGGCCGTCGTGGGCCCCGACGGCACCGCGACCGTCGCCCGGCTGATCGACGCCGCCGACGGGCGCGCCGACGGCCTGCACTACGGCACCTTCGACTACAGCGCGGCGCTGGGCATCAGCGCCGCCCACCAGGCCCCCGACCATCCGGCGGCCGACCACGCCAAGGCCGTGATGCAGGTCGCCGCCGCCGGCACCGGGGTGCGGCTCTCCGACGGCTCGACCAACGTCCTGCCCGTCGGCCCGACCGCCCAGGTCCGGCACGCCTGGCGCACCCACCACCGGCTGGTCGGCCGCGCCCTCGCCCGGGGCTACTACCAGGGCTGGGACATGCACCCGGGGCATCTCCCCACCCGCTACGCCGCCGTCCACTCCTTCTACCGCGCCGGATTCGCCCCCGCCGCCCACCGGCTCGCCGCCTACGAACGAGGCGCCGAGGGGGAGGTGCTGGACGAGCCGGCCACCGCCCGCGCCCTCGCCGGCTTCCTGCTGCGTGGCCTCGCCTGCGGAGCGTTGGAACGTCCCGAGGTGGTCGAGGGCTCCGGGCTCACCCCCGAGCGCCTCCACCAGCTCGCCGCGCCCCGGCCGACCCGAGGCCATGGTGATGGGACGTGA
- a CDS encoding electron transfer flavoprotein subunit alpha/FixB family protein: MAEVLVYVDHVDGTVRKPTLELLTLARRLGEPVAVHLGPGAEAAAEVLGEHGAVRVLAADAPEFADYLVAPKVDALQAAVAAVEPAAVLVPSSAEGKEIAARLALRVESGLITDAIDVTAGEEGPVVTLSVFAAAYTTTSRVTTGTPVITVKPNSVAPEAAQAAGTVEELAVSFGPLATGTQVVSRTPRESTGRPELTEAAIVVSGGRGVNGAENFAVIEALADSLGAAVGASRAAVDAGWYPHSHQIGQTGKTVSPQLYVAAGISGAIQHRAGMQTSKTIVAVNKDAEAPIFELVDFGVVGDLFDIVPALTDEVTARKS, from the coding sequence ATGGCTGAAGTCCTCGTCTATGTCGACCACGTGGACGGCACCGTCCGCAAGCCCACTCTCGAACTGCTGACCCTCGCCCGCCGCCTCGGCGAGCCCGTGGCCGTCCACCTGGGCCCTGGCGCCGAGGCCGCCGCCGAGGTGCTCGGCGAGCACGGCGCCGTCCGGGTGCTGGCCGCCGACGCCCCCGAGTTCGCCGACTACCTGGTGGCCCCCAAGGTCGACGCCCTGCAAGCCGCCGTCGCCGCGGTCGAGCCGGCCGCCGTGCTGGTGCCGTCGAGCGCCGAGGGCAAGGAGATCGCCGCCCGGCTGGCGCTGCGCGTCGAGTCCGGCCTGATCACCGACGCCATCGACGTGACCGCGGGGGAGGAGGGCCCCGTCGTCACGCTGTCGGTGTTCGCCGCCGCCTACACCACCACCTCCCGGGTCACCACGGGCACCCCGGTGATCACCGTCAAGCCCAACTCCGTCGCCCCCGAGGCGGCCCAGGCCGCCGGCACGGTCGAGGAGCTGGCGGTGTCCTTCGGCCCGCTGGCCACCGGGACGCAGGTCGTTTCCCGCACCCCGCGCGAGTCCACGGGCCGGCCCGAGCTGACGGAGGCCGCGATCGTCGTCTCCGGCGGACGCGGCGTCAACGGCGCGGAGAACTTCGCGGTGATCGAGGCGCTCGCCGACTCGCTGGGCGCCGCCGTGGGCGCGTCCCGCGCCGCCGTCGACGCCGGCTGGTACCCGCACTCGCACCAGATCGGCCAGACCGGCAAGACGGTGTCCCCGCAGCTGTATGTGGCCGCCGGCATCTCGGGCGCCATCCAGCACCGCGCCGGGATGCAGACCTCGAAGACCATCGTCGCCGTCAACAAGGACGCCGAGGCGCCGATCTTCGAGCTGGTCGACTTCGGCGTCGTCGGCGACCTCTTCGACATCGTGCCGGCCCTCACCGACGAGGTCACGGCCCGCAAGAGCTAG
- a CDS encoding electron transfer flavoprotein subunit beta/FixA family protein has protein sequence MSLKIVVCVKYVPDATGDRGFTDALNTDREAVDGLLSELDEYAVEQALRIAEETDDAEVTVLTAGPEDATDALRKALSMGADKAVHIEDDDLVGSDVLGTSLALAKAIRHVGFDLVVCGMASTDGAMGVLPALLAERLEVPQVTLLSELSVAEGRVTGRRDGDAATERLTAALPAVVSVTDQSGEARYPSFKGIMAAKKKPVETLDLEDLDIEAEEVGQAGARTTVDSATPRPARTAGEVVTDEGDGAKRLAAFLAERKFL, from the coding sequence GTGAGCTTGAAGATCGTTGTCTGTGTGAAGTACGTACCCGACGCGACGGGCGACCGCGGTTTCACCGATGCGTTGAACACCGACCGCGAGGCCGTCGACGGCCTCCTCTCCGAGTTGGACGAGTACGCGGTCGAGCAGGCGCTGCGCATCGCGGAGGAGACGGACGACGCCGAGGTCACGGTGCTGACCGCGGGTCCCGAGGACGCCACGGACGCGCTGCGCAAGGCGCTGTCGATGGGCGCCGACAAGGCCGTGCACATCGAGGACGACGACCTCGTGGGCAGCGATGTGCTGGGCACCTCGCTGGCCCTCGCCAAGGCGATCCGGCACGTCGGGTTCGACCTGGTGGTCTGCGGCATGGCCTCGACCGACGGCGCGATGGGCGTGCTGCCCGCGCTGTTGGCCGAGCGCCTTGAGGTGCCGCAGGTGACGCTGCTGTCGGAGCTCTCCGTCGCCGAGGGCCGGGTCACCGGGCGCAGGGACGGCGACGCGGCCACCGAGCGCCTGACGGCCGCGCTGCCCGCCGTGGTCTCCGTCACCGACCAGTCGGGCGAGGCCCGCTACCCCTCCTTCAAGGGCATCATGGCCGCCAAGAAGAAGCCGGTGGAGACCCTCGACCTGGAGGATCTGGACATCGAGGCCGAAGAGGTCGGCCAAGCCGGCGCCCGCACGACCGTCGACTCGGCCACCCCGCGCCCGGCGCGCACCGCGGGCGAGGTCGTCACGGACGAGGGCGACGGCGCCAAGCGGCTGGCCGCGTTCCTCGCCGAGCGCAAGTTCCTCTGA
- a CDS encoding TlpA family protein disulfide reductase codes for MTAAAGSAPERLDAATLGAGPLGRRATLVQFSTAFCQPCRATRAVLAEVATMVDGVAHQEIDAEARLDLVRALGVTGTPTVLVLDARGRVVRRATGQPRRVDVIAALGAAIDARPG; via the coding sequence ATGACCGCGGCGGCGGGATCCGCGCCCGAGCGGCTGGACGCCGCCACGCTCGGCGCCGGCCCGCTGGGCCGCCGCGCGACGCTGGTGCAGTTCTCCACCGCGTTCTGCCAGCCCTGCCGCGCCACCCGCGCCGTGCTGGCCGAGGTGGCGACCATGGTGGACGGGGTGGCGCACCAGGAGATCGACGCCGAGGCCCGGCTCGACCTGGTGCGGGCCCTCGGCGTCACCGGCACCCCGACCGTGCTGGTGCTCGACGCGCGGGGACGCGTGGTCCGCAGGGCGACGGGGCAGCCTCGTCGCGTGGACGTGATCGCGGCGCTGGGTGCCGCCATCGACGCGCGGCCCGGCTGA
- a CDS encoding lysophospholipid acyltransferase family protein: MAEFVYPPVIATARTMFKVLDLRFDISGDEHVPRQGGAVLASNHIGYMDFIFAGFAARPAKRLVRFMAKDSIFRHKVSGPLMRAMKHIPVDRARGDQSFAPALEALRGGEIVGVFPEATISPSFTLKKFKSGAARMAQEAQVPLLPVALWGTQRLWTKGRKRDLRRNHVPITIRIGKPMLADPDEPAANITERLRERVHELLDAAQRAYPDKPEKPEDTWWLPAHLGGAAPPPPASHS, from the coding sequence ATGGCAGAGTTCGTGTACCCGCCGGTCATCGCCACCGCGCGGACGATGTTCAAGGTGCTCGACCTGCGCTTCGACATCAGCGGCGACGAGCATGTGCCGCGTCAGGGCGGTGCGGTGCTGGCCAGCAACCACATCGGCTATATGGACTTCATCTTCGCCGGCTTCGCCGCCCGCCCGGCCAAGCGGCTGGTGCGCTTCATGGCCAAGGACTCGATCTTCCGGCACAAGGTGTCGGGGCCGCTGATGCGCGCCATGAAGCACATCCCGGTGGACCGCGCCAGGGGCGACCAGTCGTTCGCCCCCGCGCTGGAGGCGCTGCGGGGCGGGGAGATCGTCGGGGTCTTTCCCGAGGCGACGATCTCCCCCTCGTTCACGCTGAAGAAGTTCAAGTCCGGCGCCGCGCGGATGGCGCAGGAGGCGCAGGTCCCGCTGCTGCCGGTCGCGCTGTGGGGCACGCAGCGGCTGTGGACGAAGGGCCGCAAGCGGGATCTACGGCGCAACCACGTCCCGATCACCATCAGGATCGGCAAGCCCATGCTGGCCGATCCGGACGAGCCGGCGGCCAACATCACGGAGCGGCTGCGCGAGCGGGTGCACGAGCTGCTCGACGCCGCGCAGCGGGCGTATCCGGACAAGCCGGAGAAGCCGGAGGATACCTGGTGGCTCCCCGCCCACCTCGGCGGCGCGGCCCCCCCGCCCCCGGCCTCCCACTCCTGA
- a CDS encoding threonine aldolase family protein: MTPPFGPTDARRRHDPAVRGFASDNYSGAHPEVLAALALANGGHQSAYGADAYTTHLGDLFRHHFGPRAEVYPVFNGTGANVVGLQALTDRWGAVITTTSAHINVDEGGAPERVGGLKLLTVPTPDGKLTPELIAGEAFGFDDEHRAMPQVVSLTQSTELGTLYTPDEIRAIADLAHEHGMAVHVDGARLANAAATLDLPLTAFTTDAGVDVLSFGGTKNGLLLGEAVVVLAPERVRAMRHLRKLSMQLTSKMRFVSVQFEALLAGDLWLRSARHANAMARRLAAGAGDLDGVRICHPVQANGVFAELPQEVSRRLMKRYAFYFWNEPAGQVRWMCSFDTTPDDVDGFLTALREELGR, from the coding sequence GTGACCCCGCCCTTCGGCCCCACCGACGCCCGCCGCCGTCACGATCCCGCCGTCCGCGGTTTCGCCTCCGACAACTACTCGGGCGCCCACCCCGAGGTGCTGGCGGCCCTCGCCCTGGCCAACGGCGGACACCAGTCCGCGTACGGCGCCGACGCCTACACCACGCACCTCGGCGACCTCTTCCGCCACCACTTCGGCCCCCGCGCCGAGGTGTACCCCGTCTTCAACGGCACGGGCGCCAACGTCGTCGGGCTCCAGGCGCTCACCGACCGCTGGGGTGCGGTGATCACCACCACCAGCGCCCATATCAACGTCGACGAGGGCGGCGCCCCCGAGCGGGTCGGCGGCCTCAAGCTGCTCACCGTCCCCACCCCGGACGGCAAGCTCACCCCCGAGCTGATCGCCGGCGAGGCGTTCGGCTTCGACGACGAGCACCGCGCCATGCCGCAGGTCGTCTCGCTCACCCAGAGCACCGAGCTCGGCACGCTCTACACCCCGGACGAGATCCGCGCCATCGCCGACCTCGCCCACGAACACGGCATGGCCGTCCATGTGGACGGCGCCCGACTGGCCAACGCCGCCGCGACGCTGGACCTCCCGCTGACGGCGTTCACCACCGACGCCGGCGTGGACGTCCTCTCCTTCGGCGGCACCAAGAACGGCCTGCTCCTCGGCGAGGCCGTCGTCGTCCTCGCCCCCGAGCGGGTCCGCGCCATGCGCCACCTCCGCAAGCTCTCCATGCAGCTGACGTCGAAGATGCGCTTCGTCTCCGTCCAGTTCGAGGCGCTGCTCGCCGGCGACCTCTGGCTGCGCTCCGCCCGCCACGCCAACGCCATGGCCCGCCGCCTGGCGGCGGGCGCCGGCGACCTCGACGGCGTGCGGATCTGCCACCCCGTCCAGGCCAACGGCGTCTTCGCCGAACTCCCCCAGGAGGTGAGCCGGCGACTGATGAAGCGCTACGCGTTCTACTTCTGGAACGAACCGGCCGGCCAGGTCCGCTGGATGTGCTCCTTCGACACCACGCCTGACGACGTCGACGGCTTCCTGACGGCCCTGCGGGAGGAACTCGGCCGTTAG
- a CDS encoding SDR family NAD(P)-dependent oxidoreductase gives MNNPVPGETPRPGGALEGAVIAVAGAGGPAGHATLLRLAEAGAVVVAADADPTRLAEGVDAARFAHGGATVIGDTVDLLHLDPTREWAERTEREYGRIDGLVHLVGGWRGSPTFAETDLADWTLLHDLLVRTVQHTSLAFHAPLARSGNGRFVLVSAAGASRPTAGNAAYAAAKSAAEAWTLALADDYRKAAAEGARPPAAATVLVVKALVTEAMRAQKPKARFAGFTDVHDLADAVSRLWTTPTEEVNGNRLWLTQKP, from the coding sequence ATGAACAACCCCGTCCCAGGCGAAACCCCCAGGCCCGGGGGCGCGCTCGAAGGAGCCGTGATCGCGGTGGCCGGCGCCGGCGGCCCCGCCGGCCACGCCACCCTGCTGCGGCTGGCCGAGGCCGGCGCCGTCGTGGTCGCCGCCGACGCCGACCCCACCCGGCTCGCCGAGGGCGTCGACGCCGCCCGCTTCGCCCACGGCGGCGCCACCGTCATCGGCGACACCGTCGACCTGCTGCACCTCGACCCCACCCGCGAGTGGGCCGAGCGGACCGAACGCGAATACGGCCGGATCGACGGCCTGGTGCACCTCGTCGGCGGCTGGCGCGGCTCACCGACCTTCGCCGAGACCGACCTCGCCGACTGGACGCTCCTCCACGACCTGCTGGTGCGCACCGTCCAGCACACCTCGCTCGCCTTCCACGCCCCGCTCGCCCGCTCCGGCAACGGCCGCTTCGTGCTGGTCAGCGCCGCCGGCGCCAGCCGGCCCACCGCGGGGAACGCCGCCTACGCCGCCGCCAAGTCGGCAGCCGAGGCGTGGACGCTGGCGCTGGCCGACGACTACCGTAAGGCGGCGGCCGAAGGCGCCCGACCGCCGGCCGCCGCCACCGTGCTGGTGGTCAAGGCGCTGGTCACCGAGGCCATGCGCGCCCAGAAGCCGAAGGCGAGGTTCGCCGGCTTCACCGATGTCCACGACCTCGCCGACGCCGTCAGCAGGCTGTGGACCACCCCGACCGAGGAAGTGAACGGAAACCGCCTGTGGCTCACCCAGAAGCCGTGA
- a CDS encoding DUF6421 family protein: protein MTESLASIAAKGDGLTADRVVAHPAWPVLRDAVAAIRPAQAKDGSIDLAAEGAPDRAELTRRIDTIVDAVQRLSPLLPHDAAYHRALVDDLRRWADDGFGVPDFLDSLLAFQPTAERADGRQHLVVFPMYTQNGNPDRNLEAVVLRVVWPEWLAELERTRYDNPMFLGITFEDFTDGYDTNSAVLFPETIAVRQAPARFSWGGIFCDREAARFRRVISAASEVTSLELPEDASGLLTDQQRCQQTFVLWDMVHDRTHSHGDLPFDPFMIKQRQPFWMYGLEELRCDLTAFHEAGRLADDGYPQGRDVQYAVLLDRLFRFPVTGARVRNYDGLGGQLLFAYLHQHDALRWRDNRLTVDWARAREVTAQLRDEIETLYRKGIDRPKIVHWLKSYDLVARYLSPHPGSVWAKGAEALDLDQPPRRLVDDVLPDEFPLSLFYEALGKKLRKVIESTRGITADQAPTRAA from the coding sequence ATGACGGAAAGTCTCGCGTCAATCGCGGCAAAGGGCGACGGATTGACGGCGGACCGTGTGGTCGCTCATCCCGCCTGGCCGGTGCTCAGGGACGCCGTCGCGGCGATCCGGCCCGCCCAGGCCAAGGACGGCTCGATCGACCTCGCCGCCGAAGGCGCCCCCGACCGCGCCGAGTTGACGCGCCGGATCGACACGATCGTCGACGCCGTCCAACGCCTGAGCCCGCTGCTGCCGCACGACGCCGCCTACCACCGGGCCCTCGTCGACGATCTGCGCCGCTGGGCCGACGACGGCTTCGGCGTCCCCGACTTCCTCGACTCGCTGCTCGCCTTCCAGCCCACGGCCGAGCGGGCCGACGGCCGCCAGCACCTGGTCGTCTTCCCCATGTACACGCAGAACGGCAACCCCGACCGCAACCTCGAAGCCGTGGTGCTGCGCGTGGTGTGGCCCGAGTGGCTCGCCGAGCTGGAGCGCACCCGCTACGACAACCCGATGTTCCTCGGGATCACCTTCGAGGACTTCACCGACGGCTACGACACCAACTCGGCCGTCCTCTTCCCCGAGACCATCGCCGTGCGCCAGGCGCCCGCCCGGTTCTCCTGGGGCGGCATCTTCTGCGACCGGGAGGCCGCCAGATTCCGCCGGGTGATCAGCGCCGCCAGCGAGGTGACCAGCCTGGAGCTGCCCGAGGACGCCAGCGGCCTCCTCACCGACCAACAGCGCTGCCAGCAGACCTTCGTCCTGTGGGACATGGTCCATGACCGCACCCACAGCCACGGCGACCTGCCCTTCGACCCGTTCATGATCAAACAGCGCCAGCCGTTCTGGATGTACGGCCTGGAGGAGCTGCGCTGCGACCTCACCGCCTTCCACGAGGCCGGCCGCCTCGCCGACGACGGCTATCCCCAGGGCCGCGACGTGCAGTACGCGGTGCTGCTCGACCGCCTCTTCCGCTTCCCGGTGACCGGCGCCAGGGTCCGCAACTACGACGGGCTCGGCGGCCAACTCCTCTTCGCCTACCTGCACCAGCACGACGCGCTCCGCTGGCGCGACAACCGCCTCACCGTCGACTGGGCCCGCGCCCGCGAGGTCACCGCCCAACTGCGCGACGAGATCGAGACCCTCTACCGCAAGGGCATCGACCGGCCCAAGATCGTGCACTGGCTGAAGTCCTACGATCTGGTCGCCCGCTACCTCTCCCCGCACCCGGGCTCCGTCTGGGCCAAGGGCGCCGAGGCCCTCGACCTCGACCAGCCGCCGCGCCGCCTGGTGGACGACGTACTGCCCGACGAGTTCCCGCTGAGCCTCTTCTACGAAGCGCTCGGCAAGAAGCTCCGTAAGGTGATCGAGTCCACCCGGGGCATCACCGCCGACCAGGCCCCCACCAGGGCCGCCTGA
- a CDS encoding glycerophosphodiester phosphodiesterase — MALLTVGHRGLMGVEPENTLRSFRRAELTGLDVIELDVRLSADDALVVLHDARVDRTTDGRGAVAELTLAELRRLDAGGGERVPTLQEVVTEVGGHLQLEIKDPAAAERLAGLVERHRLHHRVTVISFHDAALSAVAALLPEVPRGLVTGTSTPSAPERAVALGCALVSGELPRLDEEVVGRCRDAGLAVLGWTVNTEAELAEARALGLDGVVTDRPEIARSVRAAA; from the coding sequence ATGGCGCTGCTGACCGTGGGACACCGTGGGCTGATGGGTGTGGAGCCGGAGAACACCCTGCGTTCCTTCCGCAGGGCCGAGCTGACCGGCCTGGACGTGATCGAGCTGGATGTGCGCCTGAGCGCGGACGACGCGCTGGTGGTGCTGCACGACGCCCGGGTGGATCGGACCACCGACGGGCGGGGGGCGGTCGCCGAGCTGACGCTGGCCGAGCTGCGGAGGCTGGACGCCGGCGGGGGCGAGCGGGTGCCGACGCTCCAGGAGGTGGTGACGGAGGTCGGCGGACACCTTCAGCTGGAGATCAAGGACCCGGCCGCCGCCGAGCGGCTGGCAGGACTCGTCGAGCGGCACCGGCTGCACCACCGGGTCACCGTGATCTCGTTCCACGACGCGGCGCTCAGCGCCGTGGCCGCGCTGCTGCCCGAGGTGCCGCGAGGGCTGGTCACCGGCACCTCGACGCCGAGTGCGCCGGAGCGAGCCGTGGCACTGGGCTGCGCGCTGGTCTCCGGTGAGCTGCCCCGGCTCGACGAGGAGGTGGTGGGCCGCTGCCGGGACGCCGGACTCGCCGTGCTCGGCTGGACGGTCAACACGGAGGCGGAGCTGGCCGAGGCGCGGGCGCTGGGCCTGGACGGGGTGGTCACCGACCGTCCGGAGATCGCGCGGTCGGTCAGGGCAGCGGCTTGA